A stretch of Macrobrachium rosenbergii isolate ZJJX-2024 chromosome 12, ASM4041242v1, whole genome shotgun sequence DNA encodes these proteins:
- the LOC136844411 gene encoding uncharacterized protein, producing MGTFGITNFEDPLITGIVMTVMSVALLAYVCLCCHVCGLHFHIGQLLRSITANQARDQGRFDAAPVFDRYLTPPPRYSDITNSLPSYSCALRRMLQLVNGPVHLRFVVHVDKNEGSGSVLVGNKPTTERESQVSSIAHNSLSSEPETYRLKPVLGRSSTPEISRCPKVTSSPVDVHSQETLPSREGLVQTAIKITVESPPLDNARSIGDVVPPVLVYENAILPSPDLAVIAYNQPNSASLSPPQNGSLVWQNLGVNNRGGANLNGDGCHRTDDDVNVKDHNLRSETTSVSASPSFLENGLPGNSIKLLMRGIRGMEQVVFAKESSPNCFVAHWPIPSKEHIDTDSFEVSVEGYPVDKIFVEFLSEGGQSICTAQLLPSHNSSSTNNQMRYHYRVPISPRQTLPNLLRGSSTPSSETSSAPAAAMPSLTLSSVTPSSLPPSASSGTPTTSTRSSSLSQDTATPSSLTSSLAPMSSSSATDSSESSLVSSALTPSSETQVSSTRTTSTPLSGET from the exons ATGGGAACATTTGGCATCACCAATTTTGAAGATCCTTTAATAACAGGAATTGTTATGACAGTCATGTCGGTGGCACTCTTAGCCTATGTGTGTCTTTGCTGCCATGTTTGCGGCCTCCATTTCCACATAGGGCAACTGCTCAGAAGTATTACCGCTAATCAAGCCAGAGATCAGGG AAGGTTCGATGCAGCTCCTGTTTTCGACAGATATTTGACTCCACCACCGAGATACTCTGATATAACAAATTCCCTCCCATCATACAGTTGCGCCCTGCGAAGGATG CTGCAGTTAGTAAATGGCCCTGTGCACTTGAGGTTTGTTGTGCACGTTGACAAAAATGAAGGCAGTGGCTCTGTCCTTGTCGGGAACAAACCTACAACCGAACGCGAAAGCCAAGTTTCCTCAATCGCCCATAACAGCCTTTCCAGTGAACCTGAAACATACAGGCTTAAGCCTGTTCTTGGCCGAAGCTCCACGCCTGAGATTAGCAGATGTCCAAAAGTGACCAGCTCTCCAGTTGATGTTCACTCTCAAGAAACTCTCCCCTCAAGAGAAGGTCTGGTACAAACTGCCATCAAGATCACTGTGGAGTCTCCTCCTCTTGATAATGCACGTTCAATTGGAGACGTGGTACCTCCTGTTCTTGTGTACGAAAATGCGATTCTTCCATCTCCAGATTTGGCTGTTATTGCCTACAACCAACCAAACAGCGCATCACTATCACCGCCACAAAATGGATCACTTGTTTGGCAAAACTTGGGGGTGAATAATCGCGGGGGGGCCAATCTTAATGGAGATGGGTGTCACAGAACCGATGACGATGTTAATGTTAAAGACCACAACCTGCGGAGTGAAACAACAAGTGTTTCtgcttccccttccttccttgaAAATGG tttACCTGGCAACTCTATCAAACTGTTAATGAGAGGGATCCGTGGCATGGAACAGGTGGTGTTCGCCAAGGAGTCGTCTCCTAACTGTTTTGTAGCGCACTGGCCTATTCCCTCCAAGGAACACATTGATACAGACAGTTTCGAG GTATCGGTGGAAGGGTATCCCGTGGATAAAATCTTTGTGGAATTCCTCAGCGAAGGTGGACAGAGCATCTGCACAGCACAGTTACTTCCATCGCACAACAGCAGCTCTACTAACAATCAGATGAGATATCATTATCGCGTGCCAATTTCGCCTCGACAGACGCTTCCCAATCTTCTGAGGGGCTCATCGACTCCATCTTCAGAGACGTCGTCCGCACCAGCTGCTGCTATGCCATCTTTGACACTCTCGTCCGTGACTCCATCGTCACTACCACCGTCGGCATCGTCCGGGACACCAACTACTTCGACTCGGTCGTCGTCATTGTCGCAAGATACTGCGACTCCGTCGTCTTTGACGTCTTCTCTGGCGCCGATGTCGTCGTCTTCTGCGACAGATTCCTCAGAATCGTCTCTCGTGTCATCGGCTTTGACACCGTCGTCTGAAACACAAGTGTCTTCGACACGAACGACTTCAACACCACTGTCCGGGGAAACATAG